GGGCCTGCCCGGCCGAGCGCCCGTCGCCGGACGGCGGTCGGTCAGGGCGTCCGCGGGCTTTCTGCACCATCCTTGCATGTAGGCGACGAATTCGAGCAGCGCGGGGTCGGTGCCGCCGCGCTTCCAGACCAGGTAGGCGATGGACCTGGTCTGCGATGGCCGCAGCGCGACGTACCGGACGCCTTGCAGGCCGGCGTTGACGAAGGCGTCCGGCACGACGGCCACGCCCGCGCCTCGGGAAACGAGCACCAGTGCGGTCAACCAGTGCGTCACCTCATGCCGCACGCGCGGCGAGAAGCCGGCCGCCGCGCAGAGGGCGACCACGCTGTCGTAGTAGCTGGGCGACGCGTCACGGGCGAACAGCACCATGTCCTCGCCTGACAGCTGCTTCAGGTCGAGATGGGGTTGAGCGGCGCAAGGATGGTCAGCCGGCAGGCAGGCGACGAAACGCTCGCTGCGGATGACCAGGCTGTCCAGGTCCGCGGGCAGGACGCCCGCGTGCAGGAAGCCCGCGGCGAGCTGCCCGTGCGCGATGGCGTAGAGCTGTTCGGCCGAGCTCATCTCGCGCAGGGAGATGGTGACGTTCCTCGCCTCTTGGTCATGGCGGGACACCGCCTCCGGGATGCCGCGCAGCAGCATCCCGCCGACGAAGCCGATGCGCAGCTGGCCCCGCTTGCCGGCGCCGACGTCGCGTGTGGTGGCGCAGGCCTGTTCCAGCTGCGCAAGGACCTTGAGCGCCTCCGGATAGAACGCGGCACCGGCGGGCGTCAGGGACACCACCTTGGTGTTGCGCTCGAACAGCCGCGTGCCCAGCTCCTCCTCGACCTGCTTGATGGCGCTGCTCAAGGGCGGCTGCGACATCGAGAGTCGCGCGGCGGCGCGTCGGAAGTGCAGTTCTTCCGCCAGGGCGACGAAGTACTTGAGCTGCCGGAGTTCCATTCGCCGATGATATTCCGTGAGTATCAATGGAGACGAACATTCAATTGGACGGGATCAGTCGCCCTTCCTACAGTGCATCCCACCAGACCACCGAGAGGGCCCGCTGGACGGTCACGCAGACGACATGGCGACCACTGACTTCCTGCCCCGCGGCA
The sequence above is a segment of the Aquabacterium sp. J223 genome. Coding sequences within it:
- a CDS encoding LysR family transcriptional regulator; the encoded protein is MELRQLKYFVALAEELHFRRAAARLSMSQPPLSSAIKQVEEELGTRLFERNTKVVSLTPAGAAFYPEALKVLAQLEQACATTRDVGAGKRGQLRIGFVGGMLLRGIPEAVSRHDQEARNVTISLREMSSAEQLYAIAHGQLAAGFLHAGVLPADLDSLVIRSERFVACLPADHPCAAQPHLDLKQLSGEDMVLFARDASPSYYDSVVALCAAAGFSPRVRHEVTHWLTALVLVSRGAGVAVVPDAFVNAGLQGVRYVALRPSQTRSIAYLVWKRGGTDPALLEFVAYMQGWCRKPADALTDRRPATGARPGRPPRRRT